A region of Methanosarcinales archaeon DNA encodes the following proteins:
- a CDS encoding NifB/NifX family molybdenum-iron cluster-binding protein, which translates to MKVCIPTMEKGGLNDMVAQHFGRAPSYTVVDIETNAVEVIPNKSEHMGGIGVPPEYIAPTGTHIMLCSGLGKKAVNMFEQYGIDVFVGASGTVQDAVAAWQNGLLSEATDENACREHRH; encoded by the coding sequence ATGAAAGTATGCATACCAACAATGGAAAAAGGCGGTTTAAATGATATGGTAGCCCAGCATTTTGGCAGGGCACCCAGTTATACAGTAGTTGATATTGAAACAAATGCAGTTGAAGTGATTCCGAATAAAAGCGAACATATGGGAGGTATCGGGGTGCCCCCTGAGTACATAGCACCAACAGGCACCCATATTATGCTCTGTTCCGGACTAGGAAAAAAAGCAGTAAATATGTTCGAACAATATGGAATCGATGTATTTGTAGGTGCTTCAGGAACAGTTCAGGATGCAGTGGCTGCATGGCAGAATGGACTGTTAAGTGAAGCTACTGATGAGAATGCC